A genomic segment from Drosophila miranda strain MSH22 chromosome 3, D.miranda_PacBio2.1, whole genome shotgun sequence encodes:
- the LOC117188171 gene encoding 60S ribosomal protein L38, producing the protein MPREIKEVKDFLNKARRSDARAVKIKKNPTNTKFKIRCSRFLYTLVVQDKEKADKIKQSLPPGLQVKEVK; encoded by the coding sequence ATGCCACGAGAAATAAAAGAAGTTAAAGATTTTCTTAATAAAGCACGTCGTTCAGATGCGCGTGCTGTGAAAATCAAGAAGAATCCTACGAATACTAAATTCAAGATCCGCTGCTCGCGCTTTTTGTACACGCTAGTGGTACAGGATAAGGAAAAAGCGGACAAAATTAAGCAATCTTTGCCCCCAGGATTGCAAGTCAAGGAGGTCAAGTAG